A genome region from Anaerobacillus alkaliphilus includes the following:
- a CDS encoding YetF domain-containing protein — translation MNTNFYHLSIELIVGFFALFLVTKLLGKTQITQLTPFDFVSALVLGELIGNAIYNKDIGLQYVLYAIGLWGSFIYLLEWITQRFKKTRSILEGNPVIVIRNGKLDRHQLKKSKLDINQLQHLLRDKDIFSMREVEYAILEANGTVNVLRKQQYDNPMNKDFNFKPQPVYMPISLISDGEVLWDNLKQAGFDEAWLLSQLNAKGIVKPDQVFFAEWLEGDSLYVSTYI, via the coding sequence TTGAATACTAATTTTTATCATTTGTCGATTGAATTGATTGTAGGCTTTTTTGCCTTGTTCCTAGTTACAAAGTTGCTCGGGAAAACGCAAATTACTCAGCTAACACCGTTTGATTTTGTTTCTGCGCTTGTTCTAGGGGAGTTAATTGGTAATGCGATTTATAATAAGGACATTGGACTTCAATATGTACTTTACGCAATTGGACTTTGGGGATCGTTTATTTACTTGCTAGAATGGATTACACAAAGGTTTAAAAAGACAAGGTCCATATTAGAGGGGAACCCAGTGATCGTTATCAGGAATGGAAAGCTAGATCGACATCAACTTAAGAAAAGTAAGCTTGATATTAACCAGCTCCAGCATCTTCTTCGCGATAAAGATATATTTTCAATGCGTGAAGTAGAGTACGCAATTTTAGAAGCGAACGGAACTGTAAATGTACTTAGAAAACAACAATATGATAATCCGATGAATAAAGATTTTAATTTCAAACCACAGCCAGTTTATATGCCAATCTCTTTAATTAGTGATGGTGAAGTGTTATGGGATAACCTAAAGCAAGCTGGATTTGATGAAGCTTGGCTGTTAAGTCAACTTAATGCAAAAGGGATTGTAAAACCAGACCAAGTGTTTTTTGCAGAATGGCTGGAAGGAGATAGCTTGTACGTTAGTACTTACATATAG
- a CDS encoding DMT family transporter, with translation MSKLLFIILSIVGGVLAGVQASINGELGKRVGGLEASLISFFIGTLFLVFIVLFFGKGQIHQIFTVPKWQLLGGFLGAVFVTVIILSIPHTGVALTIFAAIIGQMLISLTIDHFGFLGIQAIPMNWSRVFGLLLMLAGLFFIYRGSITQ, from the coding sequence GTGTCAAAACTTTTGTTTATCATTCTATCAATCGTTGGGGGAGTGTTAGCAGGAGTACAAGCCTCAATAAATGGAGAACTTGGGAAAAGGGTTGGTGGACTAGAAGCATCCTTAATCTCGTTTTTCATTGGTACCTTATTTCTCGTGTTTATCGTTTTGTTTTTTGGGAAAGGACAAATTCATCAAATCTTTACTGTTCCAAAGTGGCAATTGCTTGGTGGTTTCCTGGGTGCAGTTTTTGTTACGGTGATCATCCTTTCTATTCCACATACGGGAGTTGCTTTAACAATTTTTGCGGCAATTATCGGACAGATGTTAATCAGTTTAACAATAGATCATTTTGGATTTTTAGGGATACAGGCGATCCCGATGAATTGGAGTCGAGTGTTCGGACTGCTATTAATGTTAGCTGGTTTGTTCTTTATTTATCGCGGTAGTATCACTCAGTAA
- the preA gene encoding NAD-dependent dihydropyrimidine dehydrogenase subunit PreA: protein MADLRINLAGIKSPNPFWLASAPPTNSGYQVQRAFEAGWGGAVWKTLGDPILNVSSRFAAVSFNGQRVAGFNNIELITDRPLEVNLREIYETKKRFPNHVIIASLMVEPKQEKWHEIVKRVEDVGVDGLELNFGCPHGMAERGMGAASGQVPELVEKQTYWVKEVAQTPVIVKLTPNITDITITAEAAVQGGADAISMINTINSLAGVDLNTWNTIPHVAGKGAHGGYCGPAVKPIALNMVAECARSPRINVPISGMGGVSNWQDAVEFMLMGATGVQVCTAVMHHGFRIVEDFIEGLSNYLDEKGLDSAMDLVGKVVPKYSDWGNLDLNYKIVARINKDTCINCNKCHIACEDTSHQCIDMLKEESGKPYLQVREEDCVGCNLCSIVCPVDGAIEMVELPHEQAPMTWNERQAALGAVQSCKVDFVK from the coding sequence ATGGCTGATTTACGAATAAACCTTGCAGGAATTAAATCACCGAATCCGTTTTGGCTTGCCTCGGCACCTCCAACGAATTCTGGTTATCAGGTTCAACGAGCGTTTGAAGCAGGTTGGGGAGGAGCTGTTTGGAAAACGCTCGGAGATCCGATTTTAAACGTGTCTTCTAGGTTTGCTGCTGTAAGCTTTAACGGCCAACGTGTCGCTGGCTTTAATAATATTGAGTTAATTACCGATCGACCTTTAGAGGTGAATTTACGAGAAATCTATGAAACAAAAAAGAGATTTCCAAACCATGTAATCATTGCCTCACTAATGGTCGAGCCGAAGCAAGAGAAATGGCATGAAATTGTTAAGCGCGTCGAGGATGTTGGTGTTGATGGGTTAGAGCTAAATTTTGGCTGTCCACATGGAATGGCAGAACGTGGGATGGGAGCGGCATCTGGTCAAGTACCAGAGTTAGTCGAAAAGCAAACCTATTGGGTAAAGGAAGTTGCGCAAACACCCGTCATTGTTAAGCTAACACCAAACATTACTGATATTACCATAACAGCTGAAGCTGCTGTTCAGGGTGGTGCTGATGCGATAAGTATGATCAATACGATTAATAGTTTAGCAGGTGTTGATCTGAATACGTGGAACACGATCCCACATGTTGCTGGCAAAGGGGCTCATGGTGGCTACTGTGGACCGGCTGTTAAGCCAATTGCACTTAATATGGTGGCAGAATGTGCAAGAAGTCCAAGGATTAATGTTCCAATCTCAGGTATGGGCGGAGTCTCAAACTGGCAGGATGCCGTTGAATTTATGCTGATGGGAGCAACGGGGGTACAGGTTTGTACAGCGGTGATGCACCATGGGTTTAGAATAGTTGAAGACTTTATTGAAGGTCTATCAAACTACTTAGATGAAAAAGGCTTGGACTCAGCTATGGACTTAGTAGGTAAGGTAGTTCCGAAATATTCGGACTGGGGGAACCTTGATCTCAACTACAAGATCGTTGCCAGGATTAATAAAGATACCTGTATCAATTGCAACAAGTGTCACATTGCCTGTGAGGATACCTCGCACCAATGTATTGATATGTTGAAGGAAGAGAGTGGAAAGCCATATCTGCAAGTTCGTGAAGAGGATTGTGTAGGCTGTAATTTATGTTCGATCGTCTGTCCTGTGGATGGGGCGATTGAGATGGTGGAGCTACCACATGAACAAGCGCCAATGACGTGGAACGAGCGTCAAGCAGCTCTTGGAGCAGTTCAATCTTGTAAAGTAGACTTTGTAAAATAG
- a CDS encoding NAD(P)-dependent oxidoreductase, producing the protein MTNRSLHDLEKNFQEVHPGLTNQEAFEEANRCLYCYDAPCIQACPTGIDIPTFIKKIASGNLKGSAKTIMTANPVGASCARVCPTEELCEGACVLNHSTKPILIGNLQRYATDWAIQNEQVLFKAGKKNGKSVAIVGGGPGGLSAARELALLGFQVTIFEAEKLAGGLNTYGIVSFRLPQAISFWEVDQVKSLDVEIRTNKRVGKDVSVQELLDNYDAVVLAIGMANVPMLGIDGEELDGVYDAIDFVKDTKIKQLTNDYVGKRVVVIGAGNTAIDGATCSVRLGAENVKILYRRTVDEMTAYDFEYEFAKQEGVEFRWLTAPKRIIGDENGKVTGIECIKMELGEPSDDGRRRPVPVPNSEFVLEVDAVIKAIGQSRYVQLIEQFGLEHDDGVVKIDEVTFQTSKEKVFACGDVIFGKGQGEAMVVSAAQQGKETAYAIYKQLVQQEVETA; encoded by the coding sequence ATGACAAACAGATCGTTGCATGACTTAGAAAAGAATTTTCAAGAAGTTCATCCTGGCTTAACAAATCAAGAAGCATTTGAAGAAGCAAACCGTTGTTTATATTGCTACGATGCTCCCTGTATTCAGGCCTGTCCGACAGGCATTGATATTCCTACGTTTATTAAGAAGATTGCTTCAGGGAATTTAAAAGGCTCTGCCAAAACAATTATGACCGCAAATCCCGTAGGAGCGAGCTGTGCGCGTGTCTGTCCAACTGAGGAGCTTTGCGAAGGTGCCTGTGTCCTCAACCACTCCACAAAACCAATTTTAATTGGAAACTTACAGCGCTATGCGACCGATTGGGCGATCCAAAATGAACAAGTTTTATTTAAAGCTGGTAAAAAGAATGGCAAATCAGTCGCGATTGTTGGTGGAGGTCCAGGAGGGTTATCCGCAGCAAGAGAGTTAGCGTTACTAGGCTTTCAAGTCACAATTTTTGAAGCTGAAAAACTAGCCGGTGGATTGAACACGTATGGGATTGTCTCGTTCCGGTTACCACAGGCGATCTCGTTTTGGGAGGTAGATCAAGTCAAGAGCTTGGATGTAGAGATCCGTACCAATAAAAGAGTTGGCAAGGATGTCTCTGTCCAAGAGCTTTTAGATAACTATGATGCTGTTGTGTTAGCAATTGGGATGGCGAATGTTCCGATGCTAGGGATTGATGGTGAAGAGTTAGATGGCGTTTATGATGCAATCGATTTTGTAAAAGATACGAAAATAAAACAGCTGACAAATGATTATGTAGGAAAGCGTGTGGTCGTGATTGGAGCTGGGAACACAGCGATTGATGGTGCAACTTGCTCGGTACGCTTAGGTGCTGAAAACGTCAAAATCCTATATCGACGTACGGTTGACGAAATGACCGCTTATGATTTTGAATATGAGTTTGCCAAACAAGAAGGCGTTGAATTCCGCTGGTTAACTGCTCCAAAACGGATTATTGGTGATGAAAATGGGAAAGTGACGGGGATTGAATGTATCAAGATGGAGCTTGGAGAACCAAGTGATGATGGACGTCGTCGACCAGTTCCGGTACCTAATTCGGAGTTTGTCCTTGAAGTTGATGCTGTCATTAAAGCGATTGGTCAATCAAGATATGTTCAATTAATTGAGCAGTTTGGTCTTGAACATGATGATGGCGTTGTAAAAATTGATGAGGTGACATTCCAAACGTCTAAAGAAAAAGTATTTGCCTGTGGCGATGTCATTTTTGGTAAGGGACAGGGGGAAGCGATGGTTGTTTCAGCTGCACAGCAAGGAAAAGAGACTGCGTATGCCATTTACAAGCAGCTTGTGCAACAAGAAGTAGAAACAGCATAA
- a CDS encoding aminoglycoside 6-adenylyltransferase, whose product MRSEKEMFDLILGFAKKDERIRAVYMNGSRTNPNVQKDIFQDYDIVYVVTGTASFLADEEWINVFGDLLMIQEPDKLDQGVGIPKNFDRSYTYLMLFTDGNRIDLHLETKESMLAGYETDKLTLPLLDKDDILPIIPPPTDIDYHVKKPSEGDFNSCTNNFWWCLQNVAKGIWRDELPYVKWMYEYTTRDSLDKMVSWWIGVETDFQVSAGKLGKYFKVYLPEDYWNMYKATYSSAYYEQMWDSIFITCELFRMLSQEVAKHFGFTYPTQDDQNMMKYLRQVRELSKGAREIF is encoded by the coding sequence GTGAGAAGCGAGAAAGAAATGTTTGATTTGATCTTGGGTTTTGCCAAGAAGGATGAGAGAATTAGAGCCGTTTACATGAATGGGTCGCGAACAAATCCAAATGTCCAAAAGGATATCTTCCAAGACTACGATATTGTTTATGTTGTGACTGGAACAGCGTCTTTTCTAGCAGACGAAGAATGGATCAATGTGTTTGGGGACTTACTTATGATACAAGAACCGGACAAGTTAGACCAAGGGGTCGGTATTCCGAAAAACTTTGATCGCTCGTATACATACCTAATGTTATTTACCGATGGAAATCGGATTGATCTTCATCTAGAAACGAAGGAAAGCATGCTTGCAGGATATGAAACAGATAAGCTAACTCTTCCTTTACTCGATAAGGATGATATTTTGCCAATCATTCCACCCCCTACCGATATAGACTACCATGTGAAAAAGCCGAGTGAAGGAGACTTCAATAGTTGTACAAATAACTTTTGGTGGTGCTTGCAAAACGTGGCAAAGGGAATTTGGCGTGATGAATTGCCATATGTCAAATGGATGTATGAATACACCACAAGGGACTCGCTTGATAAAATGGTGTCATGGTGGATCGGTGTAGAAACAGACTTCCAGGTATCTGCAGGGAAGTTAGGTAAGTACTTTAAAGTTTATTTGCCAGAAGATTATTGGAACATGTATAAAGCAACGTATTCCTCAGCTTACTACGAACAGATGTGGGACTCAATTTTTATTACTTGTGAATTATTTCGAATGCTTTCTCAAGAAGTAGCGAAGCACTTTGGTTTTACGTATCCTACCCAAGATGATCAAAATATGATGAAGTACTTGCGACAAGTAAGGGAATTGTCAAAGGGTGCAAGGGAAATCTTTTAA
- a CDS encoding GNAT family N-acetyltransferase, with protein sequence MLETNRCVLSLIHKDDYEDVKKLYLDERVREYLGGTVTEERVKGSFTSIIEADDGSLYFVAREKATKQFIGTVSLDTHHDGVSTEVSYQLLPEWWGAGYATEVVKEVIQYGFTELQLPELVAETQAANEASCRLLERLGMTVKENVQRFGAEQVIYVVRK encoded by the coding sequence ATGCTCGAAACAAACCGCTGCGTGTTAAGTTTGATCCATAAGGATGATTATGAGGATGTAAAAAAACTCTATTTAGATGAAAGAGTTCGCGAGTACCTTGGTGGAACTGTTACTGAGGAACGGGTTAAAGGCAGCTTTACTAGTATTATAGAAGCTGATGATGGGTCCCTTTATTTTGTGGCAAGAGAAAAAGCCACGAAGCAGTTTATTGGGACAGTTTCCTTAGACACACACCATGACGGGGTTTCAACAGAAGTCTCCTATCAGTTGTTGCCTGAATGGTGGGGCGCTGGGTATGCTACGGAAGTAGTAAAAGAGGTAATCCAATACGGATTCACTGAACTTCAATTACCGGAATTGGTGGCGGAAACTCAAGCGGCAAATGAAGCCTCCTGCCGCCTGCTTGAACGGTTGGGAATGACGGTGAAGGAAAACGTCCAGCGCTTTGGTGCTGAGCAAGTAATTTATGTGGTAAGAAAATAA
- a CDS encoding tetratricopeptide repeat protein — protein MLTEAISLLEANNYEAAREILDKLLEADPEDSQVNFYYGSFHDGLGNEREAIPYYEKALANDIQGPNREMAYVQLGSSLRCIGEYEKAMKILSNGLQEFPANGAIKVFLAICYYNTSEHEKSVQLLMTTLLDTSTDQSIQQYKRALTYYKDHLNNTW, from the coding sequence ATGTTAACTGAAGCAATATCGTTATTAGAAGCAAATAACTATGAAGCCGCTAGAGAGATTTTAGATAAATTACTAGAGGCAGACCCAGAAGACAGTCAAGTGAATTTCTATTATGGAAGCTTTCATGATGGATTAGGGAACGAGAGAGAAGCCATCCCTTACTATGAAAAAGCATTGGCAAATGACATTCAAGGGCCTAATCGCGAAATGGCGTATGTTCAATTAGGAAGTAGCTTACGCTGCATCGGTGAATACGAAAAGGCCATGAAAATATTATCTAATGGTTTACAAGAGTTCCCTGCCAATGGTGCCATAAAAGTGTTTCTAGCAATCTGCTATTATAATACAAGCGAGCATGAGAAATCTGTTCAATTGCTTATGACTACTTTACTAGATACATCTACAGATCAATCGATCCAACAGTATAAGCGAGCACTTACATATTATAAAGACCATTTAAATAACACTTGGTGA
- a CDS encoding zinc ribbon domain-containing protein, whose protein sequence is MSTALIITGAVAIIISVITGVFTGTFLGFLLFLAGGVFIGMILFAFSQIIDNQLNILHQLQVQNEFMRQLHKILMNCPNCDYEYDNTFSSCPNCGHRKL, encoded by the coding sequence TTGAGCACAGCACTTATTATCACTGGAGCGGTAGCAATCATTATTAGTGTTATAACAGGTGTTTTTACTGGGACATTCTTGGGATTTCTCCTTTTTTTAGCAGGTGGAGTTTTCATTGGCATGATATTATTTGCGTTTTCCCAAATCATTGATAACCAGTTAAACATTTTACATCAGTTACAAGTGCAAAATGAGTTTATGAGACAACTTCACAAAATACTAATGAACTGTCCCAATTGTGACTATGAATACGATAACACCTTTTCATCGTGTCCAAATTGTGGACATAGAAAATTATAA
- a CDS encoding DUF4181 domain-containing protein, translated as MYVSIGMLCILIFYLDRLGNRFVKGEYEDLSEFMNFTETKGGRVVRWGGIISIFILILAATATYIINDINLGKWYWVFFYIMTYGIRSLAEWIYLDGKKHIFSFSLMMFGIISVLVIFHFNAN; from the coding sequence ATGTACGTTTCAATAGGTATGCTTTGTATACTGATATTTTATCTTGATAGATTAGGAAATAGATTTGTTAAGGGAGAATATGAAGACTTATCTGAGTTCATGAACTTTACTGAAACTAAGGGTGGCAGGGTTGTACGTTGGGGAGGAATAATATCAATATTCATTCTTATTTTAGCTGCGACTGCTACCTATATCATAAATGATATTAACCTTGGCAAATGGTACTGGGTTTTCTTTTACATTATGACTTATGGGATTAGGTCATTAGCAGAATGGATTTATCTTGATGGGAAAAAGCATATATTCTCCTTTTCATTAATGATGTTTGGCATAATAAGCGTATTGGTTATTTTTCATTTTAACGCTAACTAA
- a CDS encoding class I SAM-dependent methyltransferase — protein MLDELLTDEKCFNWDEFYSDRDKKIPFFINFPDENLASYFEKGYVSTGKALELGCGPGRNAIYLAEKGFVVDAVDLSIEALEWAGERAKERNASVNFLSRNIFELEFSEGTYDLVYDSGCFHHIAPHRRMSYIKLVMKALKPGGYFAITCFVEGGKLGGSAISDLEVYKLRSLQGGLGFTEEKLKKIFHEFEVVEIRRMREVSENEELFGVEGLWAGLFQKGSL, from the coding sequence ATGTTAGACGAGCTCTTAACAGATGAAAAATGCTTTAATTGGGATGAGTTCTACTCAGACCGTGACAAGAAAATTCCGTTTTTTATTAACTTTCCTGATGAAAATTTAGCCAGTTACTTTGAGAAGGGCTACGTTAGTACTGGCAAAGCTCTTGAGCTAGGCTGCGGGCCTGGAAGAAATGCGATTTATTTAGCTGAAAAAGGTTTTGTCGTTGATGCGGTCGATCTTTCAATAGAAGCACTTGAATGGGCGGGAGAACGAGCGAAAGAAAGAAATGCTTCAGTGAATTTTTTGAGCAGGAATATTTTCGAGTTAGAGTTTAGTGAAGGTACATACGATTTAGTCTACGATTCTGGCTGTTTTCATCATATCGCTCCACATCGAAGAATGAGTTATATAAAGTTAGTCATGAAAGCATTAAAGCCAGGAGGCTATTTTGCAATTACCTGCTTTGTTGAAGGTGGGAAGCTAGGCGGTTCTGCAATCTCTGATTTAGAGGTTTACAAGTTACGTAGTCTGCAAGGTGGCTTAGGATTTACAGAGGAGAAATTAAAGAAGATCTTTCATGAATTTGAGGTTGTTGAAATTAGAAGAATGAGAGAAGTTTCTGAAAATGAAGAGTTATTTGGTGTAGAAGGATTGTGGGCAGGATTGTTTCAGAAAGGAAGTTTATGA
- a CDS encoding DUF4829 domain-containing protein, with amino-acid sequence MRKVLLLLVILSGFFITTGCSQEVEGQVSLSPKETVTKFFEYRNDKDLEKMEQLLSDDRHGVSWQLESLNSIQILSIEEDTTGKMKEDFIAYGLGKNFEKSNISVFKVEFEVDYQGGFGSGLDNGVHSWWYYLTRDSESSPWKIDDWGY; translated from the coding sequence TTGAGAAAGGTTTTATTATTACTAGTTATTCTCTCAGGATTTTTCATAACGACAGGGTGTAGCCAAGAGGTGGAAGGGCAAGTAAGTTTGTCACCTAAAGAAACAGTCACTAAATTTTTTGAGTATCGAAATGATAAAGATTTAGAGAAAATGGAGCAGTTATTGTCTGACGATCGACATGGAGTTTCGTGGCAACTCGAAAGTTTGAATTCAATCCAAATTCTTTCAATTGAAGAAGACACTACTGGTAAGATGAAGGAAGACTTTATCGCATATGGTCTTGGTAAGAACTTCGAAAAATCTAATATCAGCGTCTTTAAGGTGGAATTTGAAGTCGATTATCAAGGTGGATTTGGTTCTGGTTTAGATAATGGCGTACATAGTTGGTGGTACTATCTTACAAGAGACTCTGAATCATCCCCTTGGAAAATTGATGATTGGGGTTACTAG
- a CDS encoding low molecular weight protein tyrosine phosphatase family protein, translating into MKILFICSKNKWRSPTAEKIFHDFNGYDVRSAGTEVGAKVKVTNGHIGWADFIFVMEKKHIRRLKDKFGPMLNNKKVLNLDIPDDYCYMDDELIEILKARVGEFLEVPE; encoded by the coding sequence ATTAAAATCCTATTTATATGTAGTAAGAACAAATGGCGAAGCCCGACAGCTGAAAAGATTTTTCATGATTTCAATGGTTATGATGTAAGATCAGCAGGAACAGAGGTTGGTGCAAAGGTTAAGGTTACGAACGGACACATTGGGTGGGCAGACTTTATTTTTGTAATGGAGAAAAAGCATATACGACGGTTAAAAGATAAGTTTGGACCAATGCTCAATAATAAAAAGGTCTTGAATTTAGACATTCCAGATGATTACTGCTATATGGACGATGAGTTAATAGAAATCCTAAAAGCTCGGGTTGGAGAATTTTTAGAAGTTCCAGAGTAA
- a CDS encoding DUF3221 domain-containing protein: MKQLFITLIALFLIVGCGPSDLEKIQEITSDAHHKGKITKIDDRVLVQELIANYYPTPVVVSLLVSNKTEILDANDNKIDFSELRKGQLVEVWVDGWRESDPLKAGALKIKLIQ; this comes from the coding sequence ATGAAGCAGTTGTTCATAACACTTATCGCTTTGTTTCTGATTGTAGGTTGTGGTCCGAGTGATTTAGAGAAAATCCAAGAAATTACCAGTGATGCACACCATAAAGGTAAAATTACGAAAATAGATGATAGAGTACTAGTGCAGGAACTAATTGCAAATTATTATCCTACACCGGTTGTAGTGTCTTTGTTGGTCTCTAATAAAACTGAGATTTTAGATGCTAACGACAATAAGATAGATTTTTCTGAGTTAAGAAAAGGTCAACTAGTAGAAGTTTGGGTCGATGGTTGGAGAGAATCGGACCCTCTCAAAGCAGGAGCACTTAAGATTAAATTAATCCAGTAG
- a CDS encoding nitrilase-related carbon-nitrogen hydrolase — MSDKVMIGLIQAANDVHGDEPVEVHKEKAIEKHIKLVREAKDKGAQIICLQEIFYGPYFCAEQTTKWYDAAEEIPNGPTTRRFQDLAKELGVVIVLPIYEREGIATYYNTAAVIDADGSYLGKYRKQHIPQVGVGDQGCGFWEKYYFKPGNLGYPVFDTAFAKIGVYICYDRHFPEGARLLGLNGAEIVFNPSATVAGLSEYLWKLEQPAHAVANGYYIGAINRVGFEAPWNMGEFYGQSYLCDPRGSFVAMGSRDNDEVVIGEMDKKTIREVRDTWQFYRDRRPETYQEMTDLLP, encoded by the coding sequence ATGTCAGATAAAGTGATGATTGGTCTTATTCAAGCAGCGAATGATGTTCATGGGGATGAGCCTGTTGAAGTACACAAGGAGAAAGCGATTGAGAAACATATCAAGCTAGTAAGAGAGGCAAAAGATAAAGGGGCTCAAATTATCTGTTTGCAGGAAATTTTCTATGGCCCGTATTTCTGTGCTGAGCAAACAACCAAGTGGTACGATGCGGCAGAAGAAATTCCAAATGGTCCAACGACTAGAAGATTTCAGGATTTAGCCAAAGAACTAGGGGTAGTCATTGTTCTCCCAATCTATGAACGGGAAGGAATTGCTACTTACTATAATACGGCGGCAGTCATTGATGCAGACGGTTCGTACTTAGGGAAGTATCGCAAACAACATATTCCTCAAGTAGGAGTGGGAGATCAAGGCTGCGGGTTCTGGGAGAAATATTACTTCAAACCTGGTAACTTAGGGTACCCAGTGTTTGATACAGCCTTTGCAAAAATTGGGGTCTACATCTGCTATGACCGTCACTTCCCAGAGGGTGCGAGATTGCTAGGGTTAAACGGAGCGGAAATTGTCTTTAATCCTTCAGCAACTGTTGCTGGTCTTTCTGAATATCTATGGAAGCTTGAACAACCAGCGCACGCCGTAGCTAATGGGTATTATATTGGCGCAATCAACCGTGTTGGCTTTGAAGCTCCGTGGAACATGGGTGAATTTTACGGACAATCGTATCTTTGCGATCCAAGAGGTAGTTTTGTAGCCATGGGTAGCCGTGATAATGATGAGGTTGTAATTGGTGAAATGGATAAGAAGACGATCCGTGAAGTTCGTGATACTTGGCAATTCTACCGTGATCGTCGTCCTGAAACGTATCAAGAAATGACAGATCTTTTACCATAA